A genomic segment from Phragmites australis chromosome 6, lpPhrAust1.1, whole genome shotgun sequence encodes:
- the LOC133922423 gene encoding uncharacterized protein LOC133922423, with translation MGMLSLKRLMSTRQRERRRRRRHKVQVRNGSIPSMSKAKKDNSRPGKRFRDSWPNLPADIWCHIHSLMPMQDSARAACVSRAFLHSWKRHPNLILTKETLGLKQNACGKGDIARAFTSKVDQILKNHSGTGVKTLELDIFDCRDLDTCYLNNWLQIAITPGIENITLWLPLKYRESYTFPCSLLFGGNRSSIRHLHLTYCAFRPTIGIGCLRSLTNLYLHGVHITGEQLGCLLSNSFALKKLELIFCDEIICLKIPCMLERLSWLTVSYCRMLQMIESKAPNLSTIYFDGDLVQLSLGQSLQVKNLDMRCSNNTNFLCYAITKLPYIVPNIETLTLSSISERINTPVVAAKFLHLKYLEFFLDGDLSPGYDYLSLVSFLDASPVLETFILGVNQGYMEFDSIFGDASHMRQMSEHKHDSLKDVTIFGFCSAKSMVELTCHILENATSLECITLDSVFDANDKDDMGRCSVTSARKTGECSRLTNQMIMEANRGLMAIERYIVGKVPSTVKLDVRGPCSWCHTLEL, from the exons ATGGGGATGCTGTCTCTGAAGCGGCTCATGAGTACGCGGCAGCGGgagcgtcgtcgtcgtcgtcgtcacaAAGTCCAAGTCCGCA ATGGATCGATTCCTTCCATGTCTAAAGCGAAGAAGGATAACTCTCGGCCTGGTAAAAGATTCAGAGATTCGTGGCCAAACCTCCCAGCG GACATCTGGTGCCATATACATTCCCTAATGCCAATGCAAGATTCTGCCCGCGCTGCTTGTGTATCTCGTGCATTTCTACATTCATGGAAACGACATCCCAACCTCATCCTCACTAAGGAAACACTAGGCTTGAAACAAAATGCATGTGGAAAGGGTGATATAGCAAGGGCCTTCACTAGCAAAGTTGACCAGATTCTGAAAAACCACTCAGGCACTGGCGTGAAGACACTTGAGCTTGACATCTTTGATTGCCGCGATCTAGACACTTGTTATCTCAATAATTGGCTTCAGATTGCTATTACACCGGGGATTGAAAATATCACCCTTTGGCTGCCTTTAAAATACAGGGAAAGCTACACCTTCCCATGCTCACTTTTATTTGGTGGGAATCGAAGCTCGATTCGGCATCTTCACCTCACCTATTGTGCCTTCCGTCCCACAATTGGCATTGGTTGCTTAAGAAGCCTAACAAATCTGTATCTGCATGGCGTGCATATCACAGGGGAACAGTTAGGGTGCCTTCTTTCCAATTCTTTTGCTTTGAAGAAGTTGGAACTCATATTTTGCGATGAGATCATCTGCCTGAAGATACCGTGCATGCTGGAGCGACTCAGCTGGCTGACTGTTTCTTATTGCAGAATGCTGCAAATGATAGAGAGCAAAGCTCCGAACCTCTCCACCATCTACTTTGATGGTGACCTAGTACAACTCTCACTCGGACAGTCATTGCAAGTGAAGAACCTAGATATGAGATGTTCAAATAATACCAACTTTCTCTGTTACGCTATTACCAAGCTTCCATATATTGTGCCAAATATCGAAACTCTTACCTTATCTTCAATTAGTGAG AGGATTAATACACCGGTGGTAGCTGCCAAATTCCTCCACCTCAAGTACTTGGAATTTTTTCTTGATGGAGATCTTTCCCCAGGATATGATTATTTGTCTTTGGTTTCTTTTCTCGACGCTTCTCCTGTTTTGGAGACTTTCATCTTGGGT GTAAATCAGGGTTACATGGAGTTTGATTCGATTTTTGGGGATGCCTCACATATGAGGCAGATGTCTGAACACAAGCATGACAGCCTCAAGGATGTGACGATCTTTGGCTTCTGCTCCGCAAAGAGCATGGTTGAGCTAACATGCCATATTCTTGAGAATGCAACATCACTGGAATGTATCACCTTGGACAGCGTATTTGATGCGAATGACAAAGACGATATGGGTAGGTGTTCTGTAACTTCTGCCCGCAAAACCGGTGAATGCTCCCGACTTACTAATCAGATGATCATGGAAGCCAATAGAGGGCTCATGGCCATCGAAAGATACATCGTGGGGAAAGTTCCCTCTACGGTTAAGTTAGATGTTCGGGGGCCTTGTAGCTGGTGCCATACTTTGGAGCTCTAG